In Conger conger chromosome 12, fConCon1.1, whole genome shotgun sequence, one DNA window encodes the following:
- the ntmt1 gene encoding N-terminal Xaa-Pro-Lys N-methyltransferase 1, with amino-acid sequence MVDTVEDETAFYSKAERYWQEVPPTVDGMLGGYGNISNIDISGSKKFLQKFLGEGKGKTGTGCALDCGAGIGRITKRLLLPLFRTVDLVDVTQEFLDKAKPYLGEEAKRVGNFFCCGLQDFQPEPGRYDVIWIQWVIGHLTDDHLVEFLRRCRGGLRQEGLIVVKDNVAYEGVVLDEVDSSVCRDLPLVRALARQAGLQIVFEERQENFPEEIYQVHTLALR; translated from the exons AtggtggacacggtagaggacgAGACGGCCTTCTACTCGAAAGCCGAGCGCTACTGGCAGGAGGTCCCGCCCACGGTGGACGGAATGCTGGGGGGGTACGGCAACATCTCCAACATCGACATCAGCGGCTCCAAAAAGTTCCTGCAGAAGTTCCTGGGG GAGGGCAAGGGGAAGACGGGCACGGGGTGCGCTCTGGACTGCGGGGCGGGGATCGGACGCATCACCAAGCGCCTGCTGCTGCCGCTCTTCCGGACGGTGGACCTGGTGGACGTCACGCAGGAGTTCCTGGACAAGGCCAAGCCCTACCTGGGCGAGGAGGCCAAGCGGGTGGGGAACTTCTTCTGCTGCGGCCTGCAGGACTTCCAGCCCGAGCCCGGCCGCTACGACGTCATCTGGATCCAGTGGGTCATCG GTCACCTGACGGATGACCACCTGGTGGAGTTCCTGCGGCGTTGCCGTGGCGGCCTGCGGCAGGAGGGGCTCATCGTGGTGAAGGACAACGTGGCGTACGAGGGCGTGGTCCTGGACGAGGTGGACAGCAGCGTGTGCCGGGACCTGCCGCTGGTCCGGGCGCTGGCCCGTCAGGCAGGCCTGCAGATCGTGTTCGAGGAGCGGCAGGAGAACTTTCCGGAAGAAATCTACCAGGTCCACACCCTGGCCctcagataa